From the genome of Lotus japonicus ecotype B-129 chromosome 6, LjGifu_v1.2, one region includes:
- the LOC130725559 gene encoding F-box/kelch-repeat protein At3g06240-like, which yields MLEIEEMAKEHIPAELVMKIFVRLPVKSVLRFRTLNKSYNALTRETSFITKHLYHSIEKAKSNPNFLIFYQTNKLVNSTVSEDKQSQPHAIDLNTPFISVHVNNIGACSHFNSIIYLELFGVPLRPNPKILRNPATIEVRFLPFPPQMKPTLFTLFHGVHGFGVNPITNDFKVVNIVVDAKIWDRSDRKLIGQVYNLRSESWKMVIACVLAYFIYKSMFNAYLNGVYHWLAISSLRDHVEFVLCFDMSDDVFWKMNLPQFPSQEEYNELCVSNHNVIVLNDRIGYVREYTMHFEIQFDIWVMNDYGVEGFWVRMFNIARGTGLGKILEIWKDDNIDDVVVLGGEEHHPLVLYKIGQQQVVKEFNVRL from the coding sequence ATGCTAGAGATTGAAGAAATGGCTAAAGAACATATACCAGCAGAGTTAGTGATGAAAATATTTGTTAGGCTCCCTGTAAAGTCTGTTCTGCGATTCCGAACCTTAAACAAATCCTACAATGCTCTCACCAGAGAAACCAGTTTCATCACTAAACATCTTTATCACTCCATTGAAAAGGCAAAAAGCAATCCGAACTTTCTGATCTTTTACCAAACAAACAAGCTTGTCAATTCAACAGTCTCTGAAGATAAGCAATCACAACCCCATGCAATTGATCTGAATACACCATTCATCTCAGTACATGTAAACAACATCGGAGCTTGCTCTCATTTCAATAGCATCATCTACCTTGAACTATTTGGTGTTCCTCTTAGGCCCAATCCAAAGATTCTCCGGAATCCAGCCACCATAGAAGTAAGGTTTCTACCTTTCCCTCCTCAAATGAAACCCACGCTCTTTACCCTCTTCCATGGGGTCCACGGGTTCGGTGTCAATCCCATAACAAATGACTTCAAGGTCGTAAACATTGTAGTGGATGCAAAAATTTGGGATAGAAGTGATAGAAAGCTCATTGGTCAGGTATATAACCTTCGTTCTGAATCATGGAAAATGGTTATTGCTTGTGTCCTTGCTTATTTCATATATAAATCCATGTTTAATGCTTATCTGAATGGGGTTTATCATTGGTTAGCCATATCTTCTCTACGTGATCATGTCGAATTTGTGCTATGTTTTGACATGAGTGATGATGTGTTTTGGAAAATGAACCTACCCCAATTTCCGTCCCAGGAGGAGTATAACGAATTGTGCGTATCCAATCATAATGTTATTGTTTTGAATGATCGTATTGGTTATGTTAGGGAGTACACTATGCATTTTGAAATTCAGTTTGATATTTGGGTGATGAATGACTATGGGGTGGAAGGTTTCTGGGTGAGAATGTTTAACATTGCGCGTGGAACCGGTCTGGGAAAGATTTTGGAGATTTGGAAAGATGATAATATTGATGATGTTGTTGTGCTGGGAGGGGAAGAACATCATCCATTGGTTTTGTACAAGATTGGTCAACAACAGGTGGTGAAAGAGTTTAATGTTCGCTTATGA
- the LOC130725560 gene encoding uncharacterized protein LOC130725560 has translation MFNAYLNGAYHWLAESDNVEFVLCFDMSDDVFWKMNLPQVISQEDNNKFYIRHSNIVVLNDRVGYVREHIRSEFHFEIWMMNEYGVEGSWVRMFNLARKPCPEILLEFWNKDDEDIFVLGGDEYQPLVLHKIGKQEVVKEFPLRLGIENRAFKYVESLVPLSGLVHEEA, from the coding sequence ATGTTTAATGCTTATCTGAATGGAGCTTATCATTGGTTAGCTGAATCTGATAATGTTGAATTTGTGCTATGTTTTGACATGAGTGATGATGTGTTTTGGAAAATGAACCTTCCCCAAGTTATATCTCAGGAGGATAACAACAAATTTTACATTAGGCATTCAAATATTGTTGTATTGAATGATCGTGTTGGTTATGTTAGGGAGCACATACGTTCTGAATTTCATTTTGAGATTTGGATGATGAATGAATATGGCGTGGAAGGTTCTTGGGTGAGAATGTTTAACCTTGCCCGCAAACCTTGTCCTGAAATTCTTTTGGAGTTCTGGAATAAAGACgatgaagatatttttgtacTAGGAGGAGATGAGTATCAACCGTTGGTTTTGCACAAGATTGGTAAACAAGAGGTGGTGAAAGAGTTTCCTCTTCGCTTAGGAATTGAGAATCGTGCTTTTAAATATGTGGAAAGTCTTGTTCCTCTATCTGGTTTGGTTCATGAGGAAGCATGA
- the LOC130725561 gene encoding uncharacterized protein LOC130725561, producing MGWGGVLRDSQGNWMLGFHGYQAGGNALLEEAYALKYSLQLVWDKEYKKVICNVDCRDLLQVLQDKESIIFFPILDDILKLLGKRWSMTVSSIGRECNKPANWLAKRGDSSLFNAWCLMKDPPENLRFSFSGIA from the coding sequence ATGGGCTGGGGCGGTGTGCTTCGCGACTCGCAAGGAAATTGGATGCTTGGGTTCCATGGTTATCAGGCGGGAGGAAATGCCCTGTTAGAAGAAGCTTATGCTCTCAAGTATAGCCTGCAATTGGTGTGGGACAAAGAATACAAGAAGGTAATTTGTAATGTGGATTGCAGAGATCTTCTTCAAGTCTTGCAAGATAAGGAAAGCATAATTTTCTTCCCCATTCTGGATGATATCCTTAAGTTGTTGGGGAAAAGGTGGTCGATGACAGTAAGTAGTATTGGTCGAGAGTGCAACAAACCGGCAAATTGGTTGGCAAAGAGAGGGGATTCGTCTTTGTTTAATGCCTGGTGCCTGATGAAGGATCCACCTGAGAATTTGAGATTCTCATTTTCAGGGATCGCTTAG
- the LOC130725562 gene encoding F-box/kelch-repeat protein At3g06240-like, translating to MAKEHIPAELVMKIFVTLPIKSVLRFRTLNKSYNALTRETSFITQHFYHSIEKAKSNPNFLIFHQTNKLVNSTVSEDKQSQPHAIDLNTPFISVHVNNIGACSHFNGIIYLEPFGVPLRPNPKILWNPATIEVMFLPFPPQMKPTLFTLFHGVHGFGVNPITNDFKVVNIVVDSKIWDRSDRKLIGQVYSLRSESWKVVNASVLAYFIYKSMFNAYLNGVYHWLAISSLRDHVKFVLCFDMSDDVFWKMNLPQFPSQEENNELCVSNHNVVVLNDRIGYVREYTMPFEIQFDIWVMNDYGVEGSWVRMFNIAHGTGLGKILEIWKDDNIDDIVVLGGEEHHPLVLYKIGQQQVVEEFNVRL from the coding sequence ATGGCTAAAGAACATATACCAGCAGAGTTAGTGATGAAAATATTTGTTACGCTCCCTATAAAGTCTGTTCTGCGATTCCGAACCTTAAACAAATCCTACAATGCTCTCACCAGAGAAACCAGTTTCATCACTCAACATTTTTATCACTCCATTGAAAAGGCAAAAAGCAATCCGAACTTTCTGATCTTTCACCAAACAAACAAGCTTGTCAATTCAACAGTCTCTGAAGATAAGCAATCACAACCCCATGCAATTGATCTGAATACACCATTCATCTCAGTACATGTAAACAACATCGGAGCTTGCTCTCATTTCAATGGCATCATCTACCTTGAACCGTTTGGTGTTCCTCTTAGGCCCAATCCAAAGATTCTCTGGAATCCAGCCACCATAGAAGTAATGTTTCTACCTTTCCCTCCTCAAATGAAACCCACGCTCTTTACCCTCTTCCATGGGGTCCACGGGTTCGGTGTCAATCCCATAACAAATGACTTCAAGGTCGTAAACATTGTAGTGGATTCAAAGATTTGGGATAGAAGTGATAGAAAGCTCATTGGTCAGGTATATAGCCTTCGTTCTGAATCATGGAAAGTGGTTAATGCTAGTGTCCTTGCTTATTTCATATATAAATCCATGTTTAATGCTTATCTGAATGGGGTTTATCATTGGTTAGCCATATCTTCTCTACGTGATCATGTCAAATTTGTGCTATGTTTTGACATGAGTGATGATGTGTTTTGGAAAATGAACCTACCCCAATTTCCGTCTCAGGAGGAGAATAACGAATTGTGCGTATCCAATCATAATGTTGTTGTTTTGAATGATCGTATTGGTTATGTTAGGGAGTACACTATGCCTTTTGAAATTCAGTTTGATATTTGGGTGATGAATGACTATGGGGTGGAAGGTTCCTGGGTGAGAATGTTTAACATTGCGCATGGAACCGGTCTGGGAAAGATTTTGGAGATTTGGAAAGATGATAATATTGATGATATTGTTGTGCTGGGAGGGGAAGAACATCATCCATTGGTTTTGTACAAGATTGGTCAACAACAGGTGGTGGAAGAGTTTAATGTTCGCTTATGA
- the LOC130725563 gene encoding putative F-box protein At3g16210 — translation MLEIEEMSKEHIPEELVMKIFVRLPVKSILRFRTLNKSYNALTRETSFITKHLYHSIEKAKKNPNFMIFHQTNKLVNSTVSEDEQSQPHSIYLNPPFISVHVNNIGACSHFNGIIYLELFGVPLRPNPKILWNPATREVRFPPFLPQMKPTLFTLFHGVHGFGVNPITNDFKVVNIIVDAEIWDGGDRKLIGQVYNLHSDSWKVVNAGVLAYFIYKSMFKAYLNGVYHWLAISSLRDHVEFVLCFDMSDDVFWKMNLPQFPSQEENNELCVSNHNVVVLNDRIGYVREYTMPFEIQFEIWVMNDYGVEGFWVRMFNIARGTGLGKILEIWKDDNDDDVVVLGGEEHHPLVLYKIGQQQVVKEFNVCFRAEHRVVRYVESFLRLSGLVDEEA, via the coding sequence ATGCTAGAGATTGAAGAAATGTCTAAAGAACATATACCAGAAGAGTTAGTGATGAAAATCTTTGTTAGGCTCCCCGTAAAGTCTATACTGCGATTCCGAACCTTAAACAAATCCTACAATGCTCTCACCAGAGAAACCAGTTTCATCACTAAACATCTTTATCACTCCATTGAAAAGGCAAAAAAAAATCCTAACTTTATGATCTTTCACCAAACAAACAAGCTTGTCAATTCAACAGTCTCTGAAGATGAACAATCACAACCCCATTCCATTTATCTGAATCCACCATTCATCTCAGTACATGTAAACAACATCGGAGCCTGCTCTCATTTCAATGGCATCATCTACCTTGAACTGTTTGGTGTTCCTCTTAGACCCAATCCAAAGATTCTCTGGAATCCAGCCACCAGAGAAGTAAGGTTTCCACCTTTCCTTCCTCAAATGAAACCCACGCTCTTTACCCTCTTCCATGGGGTACACGGGTTCGGTGTTAACCCCATAACAAATGACTTCAAGGTCGTAAACATTATAGTGGATGCAGAGATTTGGGATGGAGGTGATAGAAAGCTCATTGGTCAGGTATACAACCTTCATTCTGATTCATGGAAAGTGGTTAATGCCGGTGTCCTTGCTTATTTCATATATAAATCCATGTTTAAAGCTTATCTGAATGGGGTTTATCATTGGTTAGCCATATCTTCTCTACGTGATCATGTTGAATTCGTGCTATGTTTTGACATGAGTGATGATGTGTTTTGGAAAATGAACCTGCCCCAATTTCCATCCCAAGAGGAGAATAATGAATTGTGCGTATCCAATCATAATGTTGTTGTTTTGAATGATCGTATTGGTTATGTTAGGGAGTACACCATGCCTTTTGAAATTCAGTTTGAGATTTGGGTGATGAATGACTATGGGGTGGAAGGTTTCTGGGTCAGAATGTTTAACATTGCGCGTGGAACCGGTCTGGGCAAGATTTTGGAGATCTGGAaagatgataatgatgatgatgttgttgtGCTTGGAGGGGAAGAACATCATCCATTGGTTTTGTACAAGATTGGTCAACAACAGGTGGTGAAAGAGTTTAATGTTTGCTTCAGAGCTGAGCATCGTGTAGTTAGATATGTGGAAAGTTTTCTTCGCTTGTCTGGCTTGGTTGATGAGGAAGCTTGA
- the LOC130725564 gene encoding F-box/kelch-repeat protein At3g06240-like yields the protein MAREHIPQEIVMKIFVRLPVKSVLRFRTLSKSYNALTRETSFITEHLSHSIEKAKSKPNFLTFHQTNKFFISLVSKDEQLIPHAIDLKPPFIFIHNVNNITAHAHSNGIFYLELLGGVPHNPNPKILWNPATREVKFLPFPPPTRHAHNTFFHVAHGFGFDPKTNDYKVVNIVVGAYFFLKEYEKLSVQVYSLRSDSWKKINVGVLAKYIAKSMFNAYLNGAYHWLAESDNVEFVLCFDMSDDVFWKMNLPQVISQEENNKFYIRHSNIVVLNDRVGYVREYMRSEFRFEIWMMNEYGVEGSWVRMFNLARGPCPEILLEFWNKDDEDIFVLGGDEYQPLVLHKIGKQEVVKEFPLRLGIENRAFKYVESLVPLSGLVHEEA from the coding sequence ATGGCTAGAGAACATATACCACAAGAGATAGTGATGAAAATCTTTGTTAGGCTCCCCGTAAAATCTGTGCTGCGATTCAGAACCTTAAGCAAATCCTACAATGCTCTCACTAGAGAAACCAGTTTCATCACTGAACATCTTTCTCACTCCATTGAAAAGGCAAAAAGCAAGCCTAACTTTCTGACGTTTCACCAAACAAACAAGTTTTTCATTTCATTGGTCTCTAAGGATGAACAATTAATACCCCATGCAATTGATCTGAAGCCACCATTCATCTTCATACACAATGTAAACAATATCACAGCCCATGCTCATTCCAATGGCATTTTCTACCTTGAATTGTTGGGTGGTGTTCCCCACAACCCCAATCCAAAGATTCTCTGGAATCCAGCCACAAGAGAGGTAAAGTTTCTTCCTTTCCCTCCTCCAACGAGACATGCACACAACACTTTCTTCCATGTGGCACACGGGTTCGGCTTTGATCCCAAAACAAACGACTACAAGGTTGTGAACATTGTAGTGGGTGCATATTTTTTCTTGAAGGAATATGAAAAGCTCAGTGTTCAAGTATACAGTCTTCGTTCCGATTCATGGAAAAAGATTAATGTTGGTGTCCTTGCTAAATACATAGCTAAGTCCATGTTTAATGCTTATCTGAATGGAGCTTATCATTGGTTAGCTGAATCTGATAATGTTGAATTTGTGCTATGTTTTGACATGAGTGATGATGTGTTTTGGAAAATGAACCTTCCCCAAGTTATATCTCAGGAGGAGAACAACAAATTTTACATTAGGCATTCAAATATTGTTGTTTTGAATGATCGTGTTGGTTATGTTAGGGAGTACATGCGTTCTGAGTTTCGTTTTGAGATTTGGATGATGAATGAATATGGCGTGGAAGGTTCTTGGGTGAGAATGTTTAACCTTGCCCGTGGACCTTGTCCTGAAATTCTTTTGGAGTTCTGGAATAAAGACgatgaagatatttttgtacTAGGAGGAGATGAGTATCAACCGTTGGTTTTGCACAAGATTGGTAAACAAGAGGTGGTGAAAGAGTTTCCTCTTCGCTTAGGAATTGAGAATCGTGCTTTTAAATATGTGGAAAGTCTTGTTCCTCTATCTGGTTTGGTTCATGAGGAAGCTTGA